In the Psychromicrobium lacuslunae genome, GGTGGCCGCTGCCACCGTGCCATTGACCGTGATCGTCTGGCTCGCCCCCACCGCGAGGTTACCGATCGCGCAGCTAATGCTCTGACCGTTCACGGCGCAGCTAGCGCCACCGTCGATCTGAGCTGTGCCACCGGTGATGCTGGCCGGCAAGGCGTCCACGGCGGTGACTCCGGTGGCAGCCTGAGGGCCGTTATTGGTCACCGTCAGTTTGTATTGAATCGGGCTTCCGGCGACCGGGGTTTGAGTTACCAAGGCCTTGGTGATTTGCAGATCCGCAGCCGCAGCCACCAGGGTCTGCACTGTCTGCGAAGTAGAGGTCTTGACTGTATTGGTCAGCGTGTCACGGTAATTAACTGTTGCTTTGTTATTGATTTCACCGGCAGCAGCAGCTGAGGTCACCAGCACCCTAAAGGTGGCTGTGGTGCTGGTGCCGGGCGCGATCTTGCCACCGGTCGAAGCGGTGGCACCGGTACCCAGGCGAATGCTAACGGTATTACTCGCCGCGCTGTATTCGGCCCGATCGTCACCCGTCGCATCGGTATAAGACCCTGCACCAACTCCTGAAGAGATCTTCAATGAACCGGGCTGGTACTGAGCGCCAGCCGGTATCACGTCCTGCAGCACCGACTCGGGTGCGTCAATTCCACCGCCGTTATTGACGGCAACGTTGTACTCAAGCACGTCGCCGACCTTGGCTGGGTTATTGCCGTTCAGGTTAGTGACCGTTTTATTCGCGATCAGGCAGGCAGCGTTGCCAAACTGGATCGCATCCAGGAAGTTACCGACTGTGGCGTTGCCACCGGCGGAGGAGATCGCCTCGAACTGGAAACGGGTGGTGGTCTGACCGGCAGGCACCGTGTAAGTGCCAGAATAGGTGCCCCAGGTCGTCCCATCGCTGAGCCTCTGCTGTTCGACCGGGTTGCTGGTGGTGCCGATCTTGACCGCCATCACGTCGGTGCCTTGGCGGCCGCGATGCGCCAGTGACCATTGAATGGTCTGGCCCGGGGTGGTGGCAATGTCCTGGTAGAGCGCCGAGGCGTAGTTGGCGTTCAGTTCAACAAATTGGCTGCCAGAGTAGGACGGCACGCCGTTGAACCCGCTCTTCCAGTACTCAATTAGCCCATCACGCGCGGTGGTATTCCAACCCGGCACCGAGGCCTGCGGATAGGTCGTCCACTGACCGGTCATCACCGGCTGCTCAAAGTCACCGTTGGCGAGCGTGATCGGCGTCGGGCAGCTGCTCGGGTTCTGGGTGGCGGGCGGTAGCGCCATCGGAGCCACCCCGGGTGCAGCCACCGAGGGCTGAATCGCCGGCGCAACCAGCACAGTACCGAAGGCCAGCGCCATCACGGCCGTTGTGGCGACTGCCGCATGGATGAGGTTCTTCACCCCGAACCGTGCTCGCCGTTTCCGCAAGTGCCGCCCCGAGACGCCTTGCTTATGTTCTAAATTTTGACCCAGCTGTGCCATATAAATCCCCGTTTTTGCCCATACTCGTCCCCACGAGTCCCCTAGCTACCCGAGTAACCCTACCTCAACCGGTTCAGCAACTCACAACGACATAATTCGTCATAGTCAACTATGACGTCTATTCTGCTCGTTCTTTTCGGGCCGCCGCCTCAACCACTTCGTCCAGATCGTCCTGGCTCAGCGTCTCCCGGTGCAGGTGCTTGGTCCGGTAACCAGCCCGGCCCACCATATGCGCCGAAACCGGAACGGTCAGTAACTGGAAGATCCAGGCGATCAATAAGATTGGCAGCACCTGCCATTGCCGCATTTGCAGCGCCACCGCTAAAAGCAGCAGCAACAACCCCAGAACCTGCGGTTTGGTAGCCGCATGCATTCTGCTCATTAAATCGGGAAAGCGAAGCAGGCCGACGGCGGCCGCCAACGAGAGCAGTACGCCCACCACAATGCAGATTGCGGAGATCAGATCGATGATGTCATTGAAACTCAACTCTTCCTCCGATCCGAGACATAGCGGGCCACTGTCACCGAGCCGATAAAGCCGATCACTGTCAAGGCCACCAATAAGGGCAAATTATTCAAATGTTTGTTCAGGGCCATATCGGTTGCCAATGCCGCAGAGAAGATGGAGAGCAGCACGTCGGCGGCCAATACCCGATCGAGCAATGACGGCCCGACCGCGATCCGGTAGATCGCACCCAGCGCGGCCAGGCTCAGCACCGCTCCCACCAGCCAAAGCACCGCGGTCATTAGCGGCAGTCCAAAAATCATCATTGGCTGCTCCTAGCCTGGCGGGCCGGACGATCAGCAGTCTCGGCCCGTAGCGCAGCAAGCTCGGCTTTACTGCCCATCACCCGGATCAGCCAGGCCTCGGCTGATCGCACCTCCCTGCGCACTTTTTCGACCTCCGCTGGAGTACTCGCGTTGAGCACATGTAGATAGAGCGTCGAGGTCGATCGGTCAACTTCAATCACCAGTGAACCCGGAATGAGCGAGATCACGTGGCCGGTGGCGGTGACCATAAGATCCGAATGACTCCGCAACCGAACGGCCACCACCGCATTGGTTATTCGAGGACCCCGGACGACGGCGAAATAAGCCACCTGGGCGCTCGCGATCACCACATGCCATAAGAACACCCCGATGTACTCGAGGAAGTAGATCGGGTTGAACCGCCCGCTCAACTCCACCGGCGGCAGATAGAAAAGCCGAGTGATTATGAGCGCGATGAGGGCGCCGAAAATCAAGTTACCCGGGCTGAAATCCCGCCATAGCGCAGCCCAAACCAGCACCAGCCAGATCAGCAGCGGCAGTTCTTGCTTAAAGGAGATCCGTTTCCGGCTCATCGTTTCACCTCCGCTGCGGTATTTTGTTCGAGAGCGCTAACGCCCTCATCGCCGAGCACGGCATGCACATAGCTGGT is a window encoding:
- the mnhG gene encoding monovalent cation/H(+) antiporter subunit G translates to MSFNDIIDLISAICIVVGVLLSLAAAVGLLRFPDLMSRMHAATKPQVLGLLLLLLAVALQMRQWQVLPILLIAWIFQLLTVPVSAHMVGRAGYRTKHLHRETLSQDDLDEVVEAAARKERAE
- a CDS encoding monovalent cation/H+ antiporter complex subunit F; this translates as MMIFGLPLMTAVLWLVGAVLSLAALGAIYRIAVGPSLLDRVLAADVLLSIFSAALATDMALNKHLNNLPLLVALTVIGFIGSVTVARYVSDRRKS
- a CDS encoding Na+/H+ antiporter subunit E, yielding MSRKRISFKQELPLLIWLVLVWAALWRDFSPGNLIFGALIALIITRLFYLPPVELSGRFNPIYFLEYIGVFLWHVVIASAQVAYFAVVRGPRITNAVVAVRLRSHSDLMVTATGHVISLIPGSLVIEVDRSTSTLYLHVLNASTPAEVEKVRREVRSAEAWLIRVMGSKAELAALRAETADRPARQARSSQ